The sequence GAATCCCTTCCCGATTAAGGATCGCAGGTACACCGATATATAAATCATCTTCATCGTATTGCCCTTCAAGTAACGCTGAGACGGTTAATATACAGTTTTCATTATTAAAAATCGCCTTCGTAATCCGAACTAAGCCCATAGCTATTCCGTAATACGTTGCACCTTTTTTCTCAATTATGTGGTAGGCAGCATCTCGTACGTTGATGAAGATGTCATCTAAGTCCTTCATTAATTCTTCAGAAGTAGCATCGACTTGTTCAGTAAGTGGACTAACGCCTATTCGCGCATGACTCCAAACAGGAAATTCTGTATCACCATGTTCACCCATAATATACGCATGAACATTTCGAGTGTCGACATCAAAGTAGTCACCTAATAAATATCGAAGTCTAGCTGTATCTAAGAGTGTACCAGATCCAATGACTCTTTCTTTTGGAAGGCCAGAAAATTTCCATGTTGCATAAGTAAGAATATCCACTGGGTTTGTGGCTATTAAAAAGATGCCGTTAAATCCACTTTCCATCACTTCTGTAACAATAGACTGAAAGATTTTAATGTTTTTTTCAACTAAGTCTAACCGAGTTTCACCAGGCTGTTGATTTGCTCCAGCTGTGATAACTACTAGATCCGCATCAGCACAATCTTTGTATGTTCCTGCATAGATCTTCATTGGAGATGAAAAGGCAAGGCCGTGACTCAAATCTCTAGCATCTCCATCAGCTTTTTCTTTATTTAAATCAATGAGAACCATCTCTTGAGCAATTCCTTGGTTTAACATTGCAAATGCATAACTTGAGCCTACAAAACCAGTTCCAATTAACGCTATCTTATTTTTATTAATCATTGTACTCATCCCTTTAATTAGAAAGTAGTTAACGAAAGTATGTGATTTATTTCACATTTAAATCATACCACATTTAGGTAGGAAGTGTGTGATTATTTTCACATGAAAAGGTTTTCAATTTTTATTAAGGAGAAAACTGTCACGATTTGTTCAAAAAATTACAATTGTTACGTTGAATATAGTAAAAAAGGAAGGAGTTAATTGTTTTTTTAGAATTTTGTTTTTTAAAAAAACAAAATAATATTGTTGGTTAAGTAAAGTTTGATTCATACTATCTACCCCTCATACCACTTATTTGAAGAGAGGAGGTAAAGTAAAATGAATAGGAAGCTTAAATTCAAGAGTTTAAGCTTCCCTAATATTAATTTAACGAAAGAAGAAAGTAGACCTCCGAAGACTTATTTTCTGGGGCTACTTTTCGTTTACAAAAAGATAGTGGCATTTCGCCACTATCTCACTAAAACCATTCTATAATCAATAAATCCAACTCTTTCGGCTTCACTTAAGAGCTTATCTATTAATTCTTTATTTATTATAGGTACGTCTTTAACCGCTATATTTAATTCTCTCATTGTTTTTGAACTGTCAAATACTGCACGTGAATCTATAGCACCATCACCATCTAATTGGCTTACTAATAAATCTTTAGCTTCTTTAGTAAGTTTATTATTCAATGCATATTCTTCGTAAGACATTTTGTCAATTAAATCTATTTCAAACCCTACCTCATTAAATAAATCGACAAGGCTTTCAAAATGAATAGGATTAGGGTGAGATACATTATATACTCGGTGGGTATGTATTTTTTTCATAACTCCTTTCATAACGATATCACTAGCAAAATCTACTGGTGTTACATCAACCAACCAGTTAACTTTTGGAGCTTTTTTCAACAAAATCATTAATTTCATCATTCTATAAAAAGCATTGCTTTCAATATTTTTTTGAAATTTCCCATCGTCAGACCTTCCAGTTAGATTACCCATTCTATAGATAAATGCATTTTTTCCTTCATTAATTTTATCTAATACTATTTTTTCTGCCTTTAATTTTGTATCTGTATAAATATTATCTAGTGTTAAATTATTTATACTTTCAATATTCTTTTCTAACTTATCCCATTTTCCTTCACTTAATAAATCTTGAGATATACCAATCGTAGAAATATGATGAAATACGATATTTTGGTTTTTATCTAATAGTTCAATAATATTTTTTGTACCTAATACATTTATTTTTTCAAAGTGATTTCTATCTCCAAAATGCCTTACATCGGCTGCACAATGGATTATGGCATTAATATTGCCAGCTAGCTCATTAAACTCATTTTCCGTCATACCTAAATATTTATCTGTTAGATCTCCATTAATGATCTGAATAGTATCAATTGGAAATAATCCAAAGTATTCTTTTAAGATGCTTTCTATTCTTGATTTTGGATTTCTCCCTCTTACTAATAAATAGATTTTAATATTATTATCAACTAATTTCTTTAAAATATGACTACCCAAAAAACCTGTTGCTCCTGTTAATAACACCGAGTTTACATCTTCTTTTAGATTCTCTTTTACCTTTAAGATTGGATATTCTTTTAAATATTTAAATTCATTTTCTTTTATTTCTTTTTCTAATTCAAAATTATTTTGGTATGCTTTAATGGCTAATTTTTCAACTGTTCGTAATTCAAAAAAATCACTAATAGATAAATTTCTGTATTTCCTTTTTAATTGTGCTAATACTTCTATGATTTTTAAAGAATGTCCACCTATTTCAAAAAAGTCTTCTTTTATTCCTATATTATCTACTTTTAATACTTCTTTCCATGCATTTACTATATTTTTTTCTACTTCATTTCTTGGATGTATTATTTCATCTGTAAGAATAATCTTTTCAGCTTCCTTTAAGGCTAATAGTTTTCTATCTACTTTTCCAGTAGGAGTAAAAGGGATTTTATCAATCATACTAAGTTTACTTGGAATCATATAACTAGGTATTTTTTCTTTTAAATATTTTATGATGTCTTTTTTATCAATATATTCTTTAGATGTATAAAAAGCTTTCAGGATCTTGTCATTTTCATTTTCTTCTACTACGACGATAGAGTTATGAATTTCTTCTAACATATTAAGTTTACTTTCAATTTCACCAATCTCTATTCGATGACCCCTAATCTTTACTTGAGTATCTTTTCTATCTATAAATTCTATGTTTCCATCTTCTTTATACTTTACTAAATCACCTGATTTATAAACCTTACCTCCAAAAATATTGTCAAAAGGATTTTTAATAAATACTTCTTTTGTTTTCTTTTTATTATTTAAATATCCTTGAGATAAGCCTACAGATGCTATCCATAACTCGCCTATTTCACCTTTCTCACATAGATTCCCTTCCTCATTCACAATATATAGCTTCGTTTCACTGATTTCCTTTCCGATAGGAACACTGAAAATATTTTCATTATTATCAACCTTACTAGGAGTTTCGTATGCAGAACAAACAACGGTGGATTCTGTAGGGCCATACAAATTAAAAAATCTGATAGTACCTCCAAAACATTCTCTAAAATTTTTAAAAAGGTCAAATGTCAGTAGTTCTCCTCCTACACCTAGAGCTTTAACTTTACCTAATTTATTAATATTATTATCTTTTGAATAATTAACCACTCTACTAAAAAGTACATTAGGTAATGCAGGAATAATGGTGATGTTTTCCGTATTGATTACTTTAATAAAGTTCTCTTCAGATACCCTCTCTTCATCGGAAATGATAAATAGTGTTGAACCTTTTAACAAGGAAGAAAATGTATCTATTACAGAAGCATCAAAGCTATACGTAGCAAATTGCAAAACTACATCATCATTTTCTATCTTCCAAGTGTTATACACCCAATCAACTAAATTAATAACTCCTTTATGATGAATTAAAGCTCCTTTTGGATTTCCGGTTGTTCCTGAAGTATAAATCACATAAGCAGTATCATCAGGACTAATATCTAAACTGATTTTTGTAAACTCTTTTAAACTTTCTATACAAATGATTTCACTAGATAATTTCATGTTAGCTAACTCTTTTTTATATTTACTATCAGTGAGGATAAAAGGTGAATTTGTATCCTCAATAATATAAGTGTTTCTTTCTTTTGGGTGTTTAGGATCTAAAGGAACATATACTCCTCCTGCTTTCAGAATACCTAAAATGGAAATAACTGTATCAACACTTCTTTGTAAGTATATACTTACAAATTCTCCTTTTTTCAGTCCGTTTTTATGTAAATAATAGGCTACTTTATCAGATTCTATATCAAGCTCTTTATAGGTTAAACTCTCATTGGTCGTTTTTATGGCAATATCGTTTTCGAATTTTTCTACTGTCAAGCAAAACTTCTTTACAATATTCATCAAATTTCTCCATTCAGTTATAATAAAAAGGAGGCCGATAGTCTCCCTTATACTTAGTAGATTTATCTATACAGTATGTAACATTGTTGAAAGTTCCCTACTAAGTGCTCTAGTTCGTTTAATTATTTTTTTCTCTGTAATAGTCTAAATGAGTGGTATTCGGCTATTTGTTAGTATTTCCTCATTAGCATTC is a genomic window of Bacillus spongiae containing:
- a CDS encoding L-lactate dehydrogenase; this translates as MINKNKIALIGTGFVGSSYAFAMLNQGIAQEMVLIDLNKEKADGDARDLSHGLAFSSPMKIYAGTYKDCADADLVVITAGANQQPGETRLDLVEKNIKIFQSIVTEVMESGFNGIFLIATNPVDILTYATWKFSGLPKERVIGSGTLLDTARLRYLLGDYFDVDTRNVHAYIMGEHGDTEFPVWSHARIGVSPLTEQVDATSEELMKDLDDIFINVRDAAYHIIEKKGATYYGIAMGLVRITKAIFNNENCILTVSALLEGQYDEDDLYIGVPAILNREGIQKVIELPLEEEEMKKFKHSAKVLKNVISQSF
- a CDS encoding amino acid adenylation domain-containing protein; translated protein: MNIVKKFCLTVEKFENDIAIKTTNESLTYKELDIESDKVAYYLHKNGLKKGEFVSIYLQRSVDTVISILGILKAGGVYVPLDPKHPKERNTYIIEDTNSPFILTDSKYKKELANMKLSSEIICIESLKEFTKISLDISPDDTAYVIYTSGTTGNPKGALIHHKGVINLVDWVYNTWKIENDDVVLQFATYSFDASVIDTFSSLLKGSTLFIISDEERVSEENFIKVINTENITIIPALPNVLFSRVVNYSKDNNINKLGKVKALGVGGELLTFDLFKNFRECFGGTIRFFNLYGPTESTVVCSAYETPSKVDNNENIFSVPIGKEISETKLYIVNEEGNLCEKGEIGELWIASVGLSQGYLNNKKKTKEVFIKNPFDNIFGGKVYKSGDLVKYKEDGNIEFIDRKDTQVKIRGHRIEIGEIESKLNMLEEIHNSIVVVEENENDKILKAFYTSKEYIDKKDIIKYLKEKIPSYMIPSKLSMIDKIPFTPTGKVDRKLLALKEAEKIILTDEIIHPRNEVEKNIVNAWKEVLKVDNIGIKEDFFEIGGHSLKIIEVLAQLKRKYRNLSISDFFELRTVEKLAIKAYQNNFELEKEIKENEFKYLKEYPILKVKENLKEDVNSVLLTGATGFLGSHILKKLVDNNIKIYLLVRGRNPKSRIESILKEYFGLFPIDTIQIINGDLTDKYLGMTENEFNELAGNINAIIHCAADVRHFGDRNHFEKINVLGTKNIIELLDKNQNIVFHHISTIGISQDLLSEGKWDKLEKNIESINNLTLDNIYTDTKLKAEKIVLDKINEGKNAFIYRMGNLTGRSDDGKFQKNIESNAFYRMMKLMILLKKAPKVNWLVDVTPVDFASDIVMKGVMKKIHTHRVYNVSHPNPIHFESLVDLFNEVGFEIDLIDKMSYEEYALNNKLTKEAKDLLVSQLDGDGAIDSRAVFDSSKTMRELNIAVKDVPIINKELIDKLLSEAERVGFIDYRMVLVR